A region of Maridesulfovibrio sp. DNA encodes the following proteins:
- the hydG gene encoding [FeFe] hydrogenase H-cluster radical SAM maturase HydG — MNKNATLGTGLKSFIDEELIWSEMEKATNPEPSLVRDVITKAKERKGLSPFEAAVLLKNKDKDLDNEIFSAAIEVKKGIYGNRLVLFAPLYVSNECANQCAYCGFNATNKDLERRTLTAEEIHKEVEVLEDLGHKRLLLVYGEHPKYDADWIAQTVREVYSVTSRKSGEIRRVNINCAPLDVEGFKKLHDVGIGTYQCFHETYHQETYKKYHLAGRKTDYNWRLYAMHRAMEAGIDDVGMGALFGLYDPVFEVMGLLYHARQLEIDCGVGPHTISFPRIEPAQNSDLALNPPFLSSPHDFKKIVAVLRLAVPYTGLILSTRENPETRKELLEVGVSQISGGSRTYPGAYSDPEYDRPEVQQFCIGDSRSLDETIRSIVGDHGYVPSWCTACYRLGRTGEHFMELAKTGFIQKFCLPNGLLTFKEYLEDYASEETKKVGEELIRNEIESYADPERRKLLTDRLARMENGERDLYL; from the coding sequence ATGAATAAGAATGCTACTCTTGGAACCGGTCTCAAGTCATTTATTGATGAAGAGCTTATCTGGTCGGAAATGGAAAAAGCCACCAATCCGGAACCTTCCCTTGTCCGTGATGTAATAACAAAGGCCAAAGAGAGAAAAGGTCTTTCTCCATTTGAAGCAGCAGTTTTGCTGAAGAATAAAGATAAAGATCTGGATAACGAAATTTTTTCAGCCGCTATTGAGGTCAAAAAGGGAATCTACGGTAACAGGTTGGTTCTTTTTGCACCTCTTTATGTCAGTAATGAGTGTGCCAACCAGTGTGCATACTGCGGTTTTAACGCCACCAATAAAGACCTCGAGCGCCGCACACTCACCGCGGAAGAAATTCATAAGGAAGTAGAAGTCCTTGAAGATCTGGGCCATAAACGTCTTCTTCTTGTTTATGGTGAGCATCCCAAATATGATGCTGATTGGATTGCTCAGACAGTTAGAGAAGTTTACTCCGTAACTTCACGAAAGAGCGGTGAAATTCGCAGGGTAAACATAAATTGTGCTCCACTGGATGTTGAAGGATTTAAGAAACTTCATGATGTTGGTATCGGAACATATCAGTGTTTCCACGAGACCTACCATCAGGAAACGTACAAGAAATATCATCTCGCAGGACGCAAGACGGACTACAACTGGCGTCTCTATGCCATGCATCGGGCCATGGAAGCCGGTATTGATGATGTGGGCATGGGTGCTCTTTTCGGTCTTTATGATCCGGTCTTCGAGGTAATGGGCCTTCTTTACCATGCCAGACAACTGGAAATCGATTGCGGAGTTGGACCGCATACTATCTCTTTTCCCCGCATTGAGCCCGCGCAGAATTCTGATCTGGCATTAAATCCTCCATTTCTTTCTTCTCCTCATGATTTTAAGAAAATTGTAGCTGTTCTGCGTCTGGCTGTGCCGTATACCGGACTTATTCTGTCCACCAGAGAGAATCCGGAAACCCGTAAGGAATTGCTGGAAGTAGGCGTTTCCCAGATTTCAGGCGGATCACGCACATATCCCGGTGCCTACAGTGACCCTGAATATGACCGTCCCGAGGTTCAGCAGTTCTGTATCGGCGACAGCCGTTCCCTTGATGAAACCATCCGTTCCATCGTCGGCGATCATGGTTATGTTCCTTCATGGTGTACTGCCTGTTATCGCCTTGGGCGAACCGGTGAACATTTCATGGAACTGGCCAAGACCGGGTTTATCCAGAAATTCTGCCTGCCTAACGGCTTGCTGACTTTTAAGGAATATCTCGAGGACTATGCATCCGAGGAGACTAAAAAGGTTGGCGAAGAACTTATCAGGAATGAAATTGAAAGCTATGCCGACCCTGAGCGCCGTAAGCTTCTGACTGACCGTCTTGCCCGTATGGAGAATGGCGAGCGGGATCTCTACTTGTAA
- a CDS encoding cytochrome c3 family protein, with protein sequence MKTNFLYVGAAVVFAVLVIVYSTATSNLSEEIASISGDKKVEVVSEELVVRFPVNLQFKRPEVLNQTRFTPVKFSHFDHQDVNCAKCHHTWDGKTQIKGCASAGCHDNLKQKAAPHSYFKAFHTLKSDVSCRGCHVKMNKAGETDIATAPCANNACHPKRVRTHN encoded by the coding sequence ATGAAGACGAATTTTCTGTATGTTGGAGCGGCTGTGGTCTTTGCCGTTCTTGTTATTGTGTATTCAACTGCTACCAGTAATCTCAGTGAGGAGATTGCAAGCATCTCCGGCGACAAAAAGGTTGAAGTTGTTTCCGAAGAGCTGGTTGTAAGATTTCCCGTTAATCTTCAATTCAAACGCCCTGAAGTGTTGAATCAGACCCGGTTTACCCCGGTTAAGTTCTCCCATTTTGACCATCAGGACGTTAACTGTGCCAAGTGTCACCATACTTGGGACGGTAAAACCCAGATCAAGGGCTGTGCTTCTGCCGGTTGTCATGACAACCTGAAGCAAAAGGCTGCGCCTCATTCTTACTTTAAGGCGTTCCACACTCTGAAGAGCGACGTTAGCTGTCGTGGTTGTCACGTGAAGATGAACAAGGCCGGCGAGACTGATATTGCCACTGCTCCTTGTGCGAACAACGCATGTCACCCCAAGCGGGTTAGAACACACAACTAA
- a CDS encoding TM1266 family iron-only hydrogenase system putative regulator: protein MNKRLGIIGITIKDRYKSAPKVNQTLSEHGEIIVGRMGLPFREKGVNVIGIIIEATTDEVGALTGQLGMLQGVKVKSLLV from the coding sequence ATGAATAAGCGTTTGGGAATTATAGGGATAACCATCAAAGACAGATATAAATCTGCACCTAAGGTCAACCAGACTCTTAGTGAACATGGAGAGATAATTGTAGGGCGCATGGGACTTCCTTTCCGCGAAAAGGGCGTGAATGTCATCGGTATAATTATCGAGGCAACCACGGACGAGGTCGGAGCATTGACCGGTCAACTGGGCATGCTTCAAGGTGTAAAAGTAAAATCACTTCTCGTGTAG
- a CDS encoding [FeFe] hydrogenase, group A: MEGVEYSLYAPPVGVDADTVQFVRVDGSKCEGCGACEEVCASGAIQAINDDGIHGIVDPVACMNCGQCLVNCPYGAISEGVSFIDELAAKLKDPDTIVVSMPAPAVRYGLGECFGAPTGTYVGGKMHAALRKLGFDYIWDNEFAADVTIMEEGTELLNRVKSQGTKDAMALPQFTSCCPGWVKFAETFYPDLIPNLSTCKSPIGMLGPLAKTYGAKETKTDGKKIYTVSIMPCIAKKYEGVRSELDDAGFDRDIDATINTRELAYMIKAAGIDFNNLPDEDPDPVLGESTGAATIFGNSGGVMEAALRLAYEVLSGTKLANPDIKVVRTHEGINTADVKVPNFGTVKVAVASGLSNAAKLCDEVRAGKSPYHFIEIMTCPGGCVNGGGQPLDPEIRASLFRSTVAQINKRFRARKIKA; this comes from the coding sequence ATGGAGGGTGTTGAGTACAGTCTTTACGCTCCTCCAGTAGGGGTAGACGCAGACACAGTACAATTTGTGCGGGTTGATGGGTCCAAGTGCGAAGGATGCGGGGCGTGTGAAGAGGTCTGCGCGAGTGGAGCTATTCAGGCTATCAATGATGACGGAATTCACGGTATCGTCGATCCGGTTGCCTGCATGAATTGCGGTCAGTGTCTTGTCAATTGTCCTTATGGAGCTATTTCTGAAGGAGTTTCCTTCATAGACGAGCTCGCGGCAAAACTTAAGGACCCGGACACCATCGTTGTTTCCATGCCTGCTCCGGCTGTCCGCTATGGGCTTGGCGAATGTTTCGGTGCTCCCACCGGAACATACGTTGGCGGAAAAATGCATGCGGCTTTACGCAAGCTGGGGTTCGATTATATCTGGGATAACGAATTTGCTGCTGACGTTACCATCATGGAAGAAGGTACTGAGCTTCTTAACAGAGTTAAGAGCCAGGGAACCAAGGACGCAATGGCTTTGCCTCAGTTCACTTCCTGTTGTCCCGGTTGGGTAAAGTTTGCAGAAACTTTTTATCCCGACCTGATCCCTAATTTGTCCACCTGTAAATCACCTATCGGTATGCTTGGTCCTTTGGCTAAGACATATGGTGCAAAGGAAACAAAGACAGACGGTAAAAAGATTTACACTGTTTCCATCATGCCCTGTATTGCCAAAAAGTATGAAGGTGTGCGCAGTGAGCTGGATGATGCCGGATTTGACCGCGACATTGACGCCACAATCAACACACGTGAACTGGCTTATATGATTAAGGCTGCCGGTATTGATTTTAATAATCTTCCTGATGAAGATCCTGATCCGGTCCTGGGTGAATCAACCGGTGCGGCGACTATCTTCGGTAACAGCGGCGGGGTAATGGAAGCGGCTCTCAGACTCGCTTACGAAGTCCTTTCCGGTACCAAGCTTGCCAACCCTGATATCAAAGTTGTACGTACCCACGAGGGTATCAACACTGCTGATGTGAAGGTGCCCAACTTCGGTACTGTAAAAGTTGCTGTGGCCAGTGGACTCAGCAATGCCGCCAAGCTTTGTGATGAAGTACGTGCAGGTAAATCTCCTTATCATTTTATCGAGATTATGACCTGTCCCGGCGGTTGTGTTAACGGTGGCGGACAGCCTCTTGATCCTGAAATCAGGGCTTCTTTGTTCCGCTCTACCGTGGCTCAGATCAATAAACGGTTCAGAGCCCGCAAAATTAAGGCATAA
- a CDS encoding aspartate ammonia-lyase gives MSESGNNDFRIEKDSLGEMKIPADAYYGIHTRRAMLNFPLSGQRLHERFIRAFAQVKEACAAVNMKLGYLDESTGRAVIAACRDVSSGKLNDSIMVDPYQGGAGTSTNMNLNEVIANRAVEILGGEFGDYGLVHPVEHVNMHQSTNDVYPTALKVAVFTLLVDLEKEVSKLQEVLQAKESEFSRIVKVGRTQLMDAVPMTLGMTFGAFSDAVARDRWRLFKCRERIKKVNLGGTAIGTGLGAPREYILQVAGELKNLCGLPVSRSENLIDATQNTDSMVEVSGMLKSYAANLMKISNDLRLLGSGPETGIGEVKLPPRQCGSSIMAGKVNPVIPESVAQVALQVMGNDQTITLAASMGQLELNQFMPLLAHNLLNSLSLLLNVSGSFTRNCVQGISANEDRCRKHVESSDALATVLVPFLGYSRVEKIVDACRSSGRSLRDEIIFQGLADADEVDELLSPQRLCKQGFTPGEKIRGN, from the coding sequence ATGTCTGAATCCGGAAATAATGATTTCCGTATCGAGAAGGATTCGCTCGGCGAAATGAAAATTCCCGCTGACGCGTATTACGGTATTCATACCCGGCGGGCTATGCTTAATTTCCCGCTTTCCGGTCAGCGTTTGCATGAACGGTTCATTCGGGCCTTTGCGCAGGTGAAAGAAGCCTGTGCCGCAGTGAATATGAAGCTGGGGTATCTGGATGAGAGTACTGGAAGGGCGGTTATAGCGGCCTGCAGGGATGTTTCCTCCGGTAAATTGAATGACAGTATAATGGTCGATCCCTATCAGGGCGGGGCTGGAACTTCCACCAATATGAATCTGAACGAAGTTATCGCCAATCGGGCTGTTGAGATTCTAGGTGGTGAATTTGGTGATTACGGGCTGGTCCACCCTGTTGAGCATGTAAACATGCATCAGTCCACCAACGATGTTTATCCTACGGCTTTAAAAGTTGCTGTCTTTACCTTGCTTGTTGATCTTGAAAAAGAGGTCTCAAAGCTCCAAGAAGTATTACAGGCAAAAGAGAGTGAATTTTCACGAATTGTAAAAGTCGGTCGGACGCAGCTGATGGATGCTGTCCCCATGACCTTGGGGATGACTTTCGGCGCCTTTTCCGATGCAGTGGCCCGTGACCGCTGGAGGCTTTTCAAATGCCGGGAAAGGATAAAGAAAGTTAATCTAGGCGGAACTGCTATCGGTACAGGCCTTGGCGCTCCCCGCGAATATATTCTTCAGGTCGCCGGAGAATTGAAGAATCTTTGCGGCCTGCCTGTTTCAAGATCTGAAAATCTTATTGATGCCACCCAGAACACTGATTCTATGGTGGAAGTTTCCGGCATGCTCAAATCATATGCTGCAAATCTGATGAAGATTTCAAACGATCTTCGTCTTCTTGGCAGCGGACCGGAAACAGGGATCGGGGAAGTGAAATTACCTCCGCGCCAGTGCGGTTCATCCATTATGGCAGGAAAGGTCAATCCGGTCATACCTGAATCTGTTGCGCAGGTGGCTTTGCAGGTCATGGGTAATGATCAAACCATAACCTTGGCTGCGTCCATGGGGCAGTTGGAGCTTAACCAGTTCATGCCGTTGCTGGCGCACAACCTGCTCAATTCCCTGAGTCTGCTGCTGAATGTTAGCGGAAGTTTTACCCGTAATTGTGTGCAGGGTATTTCTGCAAACGAAGACCGCTGCAGGAAACATGTCGAATCGAGTGATGCGCTGGCTACCGTTCTGGTGCCGTTTCTGGGATATTCCCGTGTGGAAAAGATCGTTGATGCCTGCCGGAGTTCGGGACGTTCTTTACGCGACGAGATCATTTTTCAGGGTCTTGCCGATGCCGATGAAGTAGATGAACTTCTCTCTCCGCAACGACTTTGCAAGCAGGGGTTTACCCCGGGTGAAAAGATAAGGGGTAATTAA
- a CDS encoding amidohydrolase family protein, translating into MYYDVHTHAFHPKIADKVIQQLHDHYGITAVGNGHPEDLLNRATRAGLDRVIIHTAATAPDQVIPANNWSIELAKSDERIVTFGTMHPDYADPEKEFARLERNGIKGLKFHPDFQGFFMDDHKFYRIMEMVQGRFVCMFHIGDRLPPEKNPSCPLKLKKLLQNFPKLKAIGAHMGGLYHWKMVAEELAGMDVYFDTSSCLPFMDKKVLYEIINKHPRERILFGSDYPLFDPQDSMKELQHALKLKDSELELHMSAVESLLA; encoded by the coding sequence ATGTACTACGACGTTCATACTCACGCATTTCATCCCAAAATTGCTGACAAGGTAATCCAGCAACTGCACGATCATTACGGCATAACCGCAGTAGGTAACGGACATCCGGAAGACCTGCTGAACCGTGCGACCCGTGCAGGTCTGGACCGAGTCATCATTCATACCGCTGCAACCGCCCCGGATCAGGTCATCCCAGCCAACAACTGGTCTATTGAACTGGCAAAATCAGACGAACGCATCGTTACCTTCGGGACCATGCACCCTGATTACGCCGACCCGGAAAAAGAATTCGCAAGGCTGGAACGCAACGGTATCAAGGGTCTGAAATTCCACCCGGACTTTCAAGGCTTCTTCATGGACGACCACAAATTTTACCGCATCATGGAAATGGTGCAGGGCCGCTTTGTATGCATGTTCCATATCGGGGACAGACTGCCGCCTGAAAAGAACCCCTCCTGCCCGCTCAAGCTGAAAAAACTGCTCCAGAACTTTCCTAAGCTGAAAGCCATCGGCGCGCATATGGGCGGGTTGTATCATTGGAAAATGGTTGCTGAAGAACTGGCTGGAATGGATGTATATTTTGATACTTCCAGTTGCCTGCCCTTCATGGATAAGAAAGTGCTTTATGAAATAATCAACAAACACCCACGCGAACGGATTCTGTTCGGAAGCGACTACCCGCTCTTTGATCCGCAAGATTCAATGAAAGAATTGCAGCACGCCCTCAAGCTCAAAGACAGCGAACTGGAGCTGCACATGAGCGCAGTGGAATCTCTGCTTGCCTAA
- the hydE gene encoding [FeFe] hydrogenase H-cluster radical SAM maturase HydE yields the protein MVSLASDELIYYLNGGDDEELFSLADSVRGNVFGREVYLRAIVEFSNVCNKKCNYCGLRAPNSNVNRYRMDVDSIVASACQAAEAGARTIVLQSGDDFSYSTLQIEEIIRRIKDSYDVAVTLSLGDRSIGEYEHWFNCGADRCLIKLETTAPDIYAKIRCGEKFHDRITLLRSVQEIGYEVGSGIIVGLPDYSVEQLADDLIFLAGLELDMLAAGPFVPHPETPFSSSVSGDINLSFRFTALARLLSPFSNIPATSALDSFDPEGRAKGLLRGCNVIMPSVTPVARRGDYNIYPGKNSISVDVTDTISRAEELIRSLDFVPSATKGSVRRMNNVE from the coding sequence ATGGTTTCGCTTGCTAGTGATGAATTGATTTATTATTTGAACGGCGGCGATGATGAAGAGTTGTTTTCATTAGCAGACAGTGTCCGGGGTAATGTTTTTGGCAGGGAGGTCTATCTGCGGGCCATTGTCGAATTTTCCAATGTTTGTAATAAAAAATGTAATTACTGCGGGTTGAGAGCCCCGAATTCAAATGTAAATCGTTATAGAATGGATGTGGATTCCATTGTCGCTTCCGCTTGTCAGGCAGCTGAAGCAGGGGCGCGCACAATTGTGCTGCAATCCGGAGACGATTTCAGCTATTCCACCCTGCAGATTGAGGAAATTATCCGCAGGATCAAGGATTCATATGATGTGGCGGTGACTCTTTCTTTGGGAGACCGCAGTATTGGAGAATATGAGCATTGGTTTAATTGCGGAGCTGACCGCTGCCTTATTAAATTGGAAACAACCGCCCCGGATATTTATGCCAAAATAAGGTGCGGAGAAAAATTCCATGATCGCATTACCTTGCTTCGCTCAGTACAGGAAATTGGTTATGAGGTCGGTTCCGGGATCATTGTAGGGCTGCCGGATTACAGCGTGGAGCAGTTGGCTGATGATTTGATTTTTCTGGCTGGATTGGAGTTGGATATGCTCGCGGCTGGGCCTTTTGTCCCTCACCCGGAGACTCCTTTTTCCTCAAGCGTTTCGGGAGATATCAATCTCTCGTTCCGGTTCACGGCCTTAGCCCGTTTGCTTAGTCCCTTTTCTAATATTCCAGCAACTTCTGCTCTTGATTCATTTGACCCTGAAGGCCGGGCAAAAGGTTTGTTGCGTGGTTGTAATGTCATTATGCCTTCGGTGACACCTGTTGCCAGACGAGGAGATTACAACATCTATCCGGGCAAAAATTCTATTTCAGTTGATGTTACCGATACTATTTCTCGAGCCGAAGAGTTGATCCGTTCACTGGATTTTGTGCCTTCGGCTACCAAAGGTTCTGTAAGGAGAATGAATAATGTCGAATAA
- a CDS encoding iron hydrogenase small subunit → MKLSRRSFIKAAGAVAGYAVLGVNIAKEAAAEVMDFVARRQNSVYAADANKNIYKYRKSQDNPMIVKIYDHKDGFLHDGPCGHESHHLLHTHYYDRSSKLNALKEKGIELNL, encoded by the coding sequence ATGAAATTAAGTAGACGCAGTTTCATCAAAGCCGCTGGTGCGGTAGCCGGTTATGCGGTTCTTGGCGTTAATATCGCCAAAGAAGCGGCAGCGGAAGTCATGGACTTTGTCGCCCGTCGTCAGAACTCGGTTTATGCGGCTGATGCGAATAAGAATATCTACAAATACAGAAAGTCTCAGGACAACCCCATGATTGTTAAAATTTACGATCATAAAGACGGTTTCCTGCATGACGGTCCCTGTGGACATGAATCCCATCATCTTCTGCATACCCATTACTATGATCGTAGCAGTAAGCTTAATGCCCTGAAAGAAAAGGGAATCGAGCTTAATCTCTAA
- the hydF gene encoding [FeFe] hydrogenase H-cluster maturation GTPase HydF encodes MSNKAPRGVRLVITLVGKRNVGKSSLINAIAGQDVAIVSDHPGTTTDPVPKHYELLPLGPVTFYDTAGLDDVGEVGELRVKATNKILMRTDLALIVVGEDGLTDYEVELMNRVSKLEIPYMVVFNKNDLKEPVEADMDYCRRKGIPFYRTSTLESASVDEVKAAVIDLAPEEMKREPVLAGDLFDEGDWVVCVVPIDLAAPKGRLILPQVQVLREILDRDAVGVTVKEREIEETLMSMKRDPALVITDSQVVMSVAGDVPDEIPLTTFSTLFARYKGDLASLVEGAAAIDSLQDGDTVLMGEACSHHPVADDIGKVKIPRWIRQYTGKDINFVMYSGHDFPDDLERFKLVIHCGACMLNRSEMLRRIKECQRNGVPVTNYGVAISKVQGVLDRVIKPFDI; translated from the coding sequence ATGTCGAATAAGGCTCCCCGCGGCGTGCGGCTGGTGATTACTCTTGTTGGAAAGCGCAACGTAGGTAAGTCTTCGTTAATTAACGCCATTGCCGGACAGGATGTTGCCATTGTTTCCGATCACCCCGGTACGACAACAGACCCGGTGCCGAAACATTATGAGTTGCTTCCACTTGGTCCAGTTACATTTTATGATACCGCTGGTCTTGATGATGTAGGTGAAGTCGGTGAATTGCGTGTCAAGGCTACTAACAAGATTCTGATGCGGACTGATCTGGCTCTTATAGTTGTGGGGGAAGATGGACTTACGGATTATGAAGTCGAGCTGATGAACAGGGTCTCCAAGCTTGAGATTCCTTATATGGTTGTCTTCAATAAAAATGATTTGAAGGAACCGGTTGAGGCGGATATGGATTATTGCCGCCGGAAAGGCATCCCTTTTTACAGAACGTCGACCCTCGAGTCAGCTTCTGTGGACGAAGTCAAAGCGGCTGTAATTGATCTGGCTCCGGAAGAAATGAAACGGGAGCCTGTGCTTGCGGGTGATCTGTTTGATGAAGGAGATTGGGTGGTTTGCGTTGTTCCAATTGATCTTGCTGCTCCTAAAGGACGGTTGATTCTGCCGCAGGTGCAGGTCCTGCGGGAAATCCTTGATAGAGATGCGGTGGGGGTAACTGTAAAAGAGCGTGAAATTGAAGAAACATTGATGTCGATGAAGCGTGATCCGGCGTTGGTCATAACAGATTCTCAGGTCGTCATGAGCGTAGCTGGGGATGTCCCGGACGAAATTCCCCTGACCACATTTTCAACTTTGTTTGCCCGTTACAAAGGGGATTTGGCCAGCCTCGTGGAAGGTGCGGCAGCGATTGATTCCTTGCAGGACGGGGATACCGTGCTGATGGGGGAAGCCTGTTCCCATCACCCGGTGGCTGACGACATCGGTAAGGTCAAGATTCCTCGTTGGATTCGTCAGTATACCGGCAAGGACATAAATTTTGTTATGTATTCGGGACATGACTTCCCGGATGATTTGGAGCGATTCAAGCTGGTGATTCATTGCGGAGCATGCATGCTTAATCGCAGTGAGATGTTGCGCCGCATCAAAGAGTGTCAGCGGAACGGAGTTCCGGTAACCAATTATGGAGTGGCCATATCTAAAGTGCAGGGAGTGCTTGACCGGGTTATCAAGCCTTTTGATATTTAG
- a CDS encoding DUF2867 domain-containing protein, whose amino-acid sequence MAQSIEIVKSVDPINKLIINADHMDSMAFDSHRNMEDFLIRLISYKPGWLKFLYKIRGLLVGLLGLKHDELVGHGLQVSDYDFKAGGQVDFFQSVDFEAERFWIGEAVDKHLSAYIGVVSEPVHEGLNRYHVFTIVHYRHWTGPLYFNLIRPFHHLVVYFMGRNAAE is encoded by the coding sequence GTGGCACAATCAATAGAAATCGTAAAATCCGTAGATCCCATCAATAAATTAATTATCAATGCCGATCATATGGACAGCATGGCTTTTGATAGTCACCGAAATATGGAGGATTTCCTGATCCGCCTGATTTCCTATAAACCGGGCTGGTTGAAATTCTTATACAAGATAAGGGGGCTTCTGGTCGGATTACTGGGGCTCAAGCATGATGAATTAGTTGGTCATGGCCTTCAGGTTTCTGACTACGACTTCAAGGCCGGAGGGCAGGTTGATTTTTTCCAGTCTGTTGATTTTGAAGCCGAAAGATTCTGGATTGGTGAGGCCGTGGATAAACATCTAAGTGCATATATCGGCGTGGTCTCAGAACCTGTACATGAAGGATTAAATCGTTATCACGTCTTTACAATCGTCCATTATAGGCATTGGACCGGTCCGTTATATTTCAACCTGATCAGGCCTTTTCATCATTTGGTGGTTTATTTTATGGGTAGGAATGCGGCAGAATAA